A region of Streptomyces sp. R44 DNA encodes the following proteins:
- a CDS encoding TetR/AcrR family transcriptional regulator, with protein sequence MPKGVTRRRPRTRAALLKAALETFAEHGFHATTIEQICERAGYTRGAYYSNFASKEELFLALFDEHSERTVRRLAESIDALTPEEYTLTRLAELAARVEPDEREWYLVTTEFTLHAIRDPQAAWVLARHDERLRAEIARGLTLVLRRAGRELTVEADRFARLLIALREGGLAQSYVEPDELPPGTLERQFLAPLLEATTREIPGRGPAAQSNRSGSDAVI encoded by the coding sequence GTGCCGAAAGGTGTCACCAGGCGACGGCCCCGCACCCGCGCGGCGCTCCTGAAGGCAGCCCTGGAGACCTTCGCCGAGCACGGCTTCCACGCGACGACGATCGAGCAGATCTGCGAGCGCGCCGGCTACACGCGGGGCGCGTACTACTCGAACTTCGCGAGCAAGGAAGAGCTCTTCCTCGCCCTCTTCGACGAGCACAGCGAGCGGACCGTACGGCGCCTCGCCGAGTCCATCGACGCGCTCACCCCCGAGGAGTACACCCTGACCCGGCTCGCGGAGCTCGCCGCCCGCGTCGAACCGGACGAGCGGGAGTGGTACCTCGTCACCACCGAGTTCACCCTGCACGCCATCCGCGACCCCCAGGCCGCCTGGGTGCTCGCGCGCCACGACGAGCGGCTGCGGGCCGAGATCGCCCGCGGCCTCACCCTCGTCCTGCGCCGGGCCGGACGCGAGCTGACCGTGGAGGCCGACCGGTTCGCACGCCTCCTCATCGCCCTGCGCGAGGGCGGACTCGCGCAGAGCTACGTGGAGCCGGACGAGCTGCCGCCCGGCACCCTGGAGCGGCAGTTCCTCGCTCCGCTCCTGGAGGCGACGACGCGCGAGATCCCCGGCCGGGGGCCCGCGGCTCAGTCGAACAGGTCGGGGTCCGACGCGGTGATCTGA
- a CDS encoding FHA domain-containing protein: MAERPFVPAAPDLVLEIDGDATLMNPSRVYRIGRDPTSDIVLADARASWHHAVLSAAGGHWTLADEGSTNGTFADGLRVARPREVGPGTVVRFGHPVDGPRAVLLTGAPAKPRAVPEVPPEFPPEPVPEPWPVPEPEAPPLLPPPPPPEAVRDLPPSPPPEAVQDLPSSPPPEAVQNTPPPPPPEAVQELPPSPDAVPDLPPEAAFAPLREPAPEAPPPLPLPEPPGTGPGRPVTPRPPSVEHPAATGTFRQPTAVRPLPTHSIRIGRAPDNDVVVADLVVSRRHAELRAHPDGTYWIHDLGSHNGTFLNGAPVVDARVTTEDIVGIGRAAFCLIGGQLVEFTDTGEVSLDVRSLAVTVDHGRKTLLDEVSFPVGQKCLLAVVGPSGAGKSTLLGALTGQRPADRGTVLYDGRDLYRDYAELRQRIGLVPQDDILHLQLTVRRALGYAAELRFPEDTVAAERRARVDEVIRELGLVERAEQPIHSLSGGQRKRVSVALELLTKPSLLFLDEPTSGLDPGMDRSVMHMLRGLADDGRTVVVVTHSVLSLDVCDRLLVLAPGGRVAYYGPPADTLGFFGFEQWPEAFEAFENDKDRDWAEQYRTSRFHRRYIADPMAHPDVPAPAGAPVRAAGRPAVEPAPPPKAQSWGSQLRTLVRRYAAALSADRTFLAIMIALPFVMGAMARALSEGSLNPESTLNVLLILCVGGVLTGAANAVRELVKERTIYRRERAVGLSRSAYLASKVVVLGLITVVQAVVLTLVALIGVPLNVPGGKGVLMPPLVEITLAVALLAFTAMMLGLLVSALVRKEEVTMPLLVLLAIVQVVFCGALLKVRGTPVLEQLAWLVPSRWAFAAMGATIDIGKIAPSEKTADPLMRHTAEAWLFDMGMMVVLCLVLGLMVARLLRRHEPVVMRR, encoded by the coding sequence ATGGCAGAGCGGCCCTTCGTGCCCGCGGCGCCCGATCTGGTCCTCGAGATCGACGGGGACGCGACGCTCATGAACCCGAGCCGCGTCTATCGCATCGGGCGCGACCCCACCAGCGACATCGTGCTCGCGGACGCCCGGGCGTCCTGGCACCACGCGGTGCTGAGCGCCGCCGGCGGCCACTGGACACTTGCGGACGAGGGCAGTACGAACGGCACCTTCGCGGACGGTCTGCGGGTGGCCCGGCCGCGGGAGGTCGGTCCCGGCACGGTCGTACGGTTCGGGCATCCGGTCGACGGGCCGCGCGCGGTCCTCCTGACCGGCGCCCCGGCAAAGCCCCGTGCCGTACCGGAGGTCCCTCCCGAGTTCCCGCCGGAGCCCGTACCGGAACCCTGGCCCGTGCCGGAGCCGGAGGCCCCGCCCCTGCTGCCTCCGCCACCACCCCCGGAGGCCGTACGGGACCTGCCGCCCTCGCCACCCCCGGAGGCCGTACAGGACCTGCCGTCCTCGCCGCCGCCGGAGGCCGTACAGAACACTCCGCCGCCACCGCCCCCGGAGGCCGTACAGGAACTTCCGCCTTCGCCCGACGCCGTACCCGACCTGCCGCCGGAAGCCGCGTTCGCGCCCCTCCGGGAGCCCGCGCCCGAGGCCCCGCCGCCGCTGCCCCTGCCGGAGCCTCCCGGGACGGGTCCCGGCCGCCCCGTGACGCCGCGGCCGCCCTCCGTGGAGCATCCGGCCGCGACCGGCACCTTCCGGCAGCCGACCGCCGTGCGGCCGCTGCCCACCCACAGCATCCGGATCGGGCGCGCCCCCGACAACGACGTGGTCGTCGCCGACCTGGTCGTCTCCCGGCGGCACGCCGAGCTCCGCGCCCACCCCGACGGCACGTACTGGATCCACGACCTCGGCAGCCACAACGGCACGTTCCTCAACGGCGCCCCCGTCGTGGACGCCCGGGTGACGACGGAGGACATCGTCGGCATCGGCCGGGCCGCGTTCTGTCTGATCGGCGGGCAGCTCGTCGAGTTCACCGACACCGGCGAGGTGTCCCTCGACGTCCGCTCGCTCGCGGTGACCGTCGACCACGGGCGCAAGACCCTCCTCGACGAGGTGTCGTTCCCGGTGGGCCAGAAGTGCCTGCTCGCGGTCGTCGGCCCGTCCGGCGCCGGGAAGTCGACCCTCCTGGGCGCGCTCACCGGTCAGCGCCCGGCCGACCGGGGCACGGTGCTCTACGACGGCCGTGACCTCTACCGGGACTACGCCGAGCTGCGCCAGCGCATCGGGCTGGTCCCCCAGGACGACATCCTGCACCTCCAGCTCACCGTCCGCCGGGCCCTCGGCTACGCGGCCGAACTCCGCTTCCCCGAGGACACCGTGGCGGCCGAACGGCGGGCCCGGGTCGACGAGGTGATCCGGGAGCTGGGGCTCGTGGAGCGCGCCGAGCAGCCGATCCACAGCCTCTCCGGCGGTCAGCGCAAGCGGGTGAGCGTCGCCCTCGAACTGCTCACCAAGCCGTCCCTGCTCTTCCTCGACGAGCCGACCTCGGGTCTCGATCCGGGCATGGACCGCTCCGTGATGCACATGCTGCGCGGGCTCGCGGACGACGGCCGCACGGTCGTCGTGGTCACGCACAGCGTGCTCAGCCTCGACGTGTGCGACCGGCTGCTCGTGCTCGCTCCGGGCGGCCGGGTCGCGTACTACGGCCCGCCCGCCGACACCCTCGGCTTCTTCGGCTTCGAGCAGTGGCCGGAGGCCTTCGAGGCCTTCGAGAACGACAAGGACCGCGACTGGGCCGAGCAGTACCGGACCTCCCGCTTCCACCGCCGGTACATCGCCGACCCCATGGCCCACCCCGACGTCCCCGCGCCCGCCGGCGCCCCCGTGCGCGCCGCCGGACGGCCCGCCGTGGAGCCCGCACCGCCGCCGAAGGCGCAGAGCTGGGGCTCCCAGCTGCGGACGCTCGTACGCCGGTACGCGGCGGCGCTCTCCGCCGACCGGACCTTCCTCGCCATCATGATCGCCCTGCCGTTCGTGATGGGCGCGATGGCCCGGGCCCTGTCCGAGGGCAGCCTCAACCCCGAGTCGACGCTGAACGTGCTGCTGATCCTCTGCGTCGGCGGTGTCCTCACCGGCGCGGCGAACGCCGTGCGCGAGCTGGTCAAGGAGCGCACGATCTACCGGCGCGAGAGAGCCGTCGGCCTGTCCCGCTCCGCCTACCTCGCCTCCAAGGTGGTGGTGCTCGGTCTGATCACGGTCGTGCAGGCGGTGGTCCTCACCCTGGTGGCCCTGATCGGCGTGCCGCTGAACGTGCCCGGCGGCAAGGGTGTCCTGATGCCGCCGCTGGTGGAGATCACCCTCGCGGTGGCGCTCCTCGCGTTCACGGCGATGATGCTCGGCCTGCTGGTCTCGGCGCTCGTCCGCAAGGAGGAGGTGACGATGCCGCTGCTCGTCCTCCTCGCGATCGTGCAGGTGGTGTTCTGCGGGGCGCTGCTCAAGGTGCGCGGCACGCCCGTCCTGGAGCAGCTGGCCTGGCTGGTGCCCTCGCGGTGGGCGTTCGCGGCGATGGGCGCGACGATCGACATCGGGAAGATCGCGCCGAGCGAGAAGACCGCCGATCCGCTGATGCGGCACACGGCGGAGGCCTGGCTGTTCGACATGGGCATGATGGTGGTGCTCTGTCTCGTCCTCGGCCTGATGGTGGCGCGGCTGCTGCGCCGCCACGAGCCGGTCGTCATGCGGAGGTAG
- a CDS encoding serine/threonine-protein kinase → MTTGGAHGDPEIPAGRPSGLLGKEIAGYRVESEIGRGGMAVVYRARDLRLDRTVALKLLAPELARNDTFRKRFAHESRVAASIDHPHIVPVFDAGETEGVLYIAMRYVAGQDLVALLDREGPLPPVKAGRIAVQVASALDAAHAHDLVHRDVKPGNILVAEGTDGDHPEHVYLTDFGLTKKSLSLTGFTTVGEFVGTLDYVAPEQISGKPVDGRCDVYSLACVVFETLVGVPPFRRDTDWAVLWAQQYDPPPPLSEVRPGLPAAADAVFAKALAKTPEERYGTCLEFVAALRAVLADAGGGGPVVPRGPRRLGAPPAPPAWARPVFRELD, encoded by the coding sequence ATGACCACCGGTGGGGCGCACGGGGACCCGGAGATCCCGGCGGGCCGGCCCTCGGGGCTGCTCGGCAAGGAGATCGCGGGCTACCGCGTGGAGAGCGAGATCGGTCGCGGCGGCATGGCCGTCGTGTACCGGGCGCGGGACCTGCGCCTCGACCGGACGGTGGCGCTGAAACTCCTCGCGCCCGAGCTGGCCCGCAACGACACCTTCCGCAAGCGCTTCGCGCACGAGTCGCGGGTCGCCGCCTCGATCGACCACCCGCACATCGTGCCGGTCTTCGACGCGGGCGAGACGGAGGGCGTCCTGTACATCGCGATGCGGTACGTGGCGGGGCAGGACCTGGTGGCCCTGCTCGACCGCGAGGGGCCGCTTCCGCCGGTGAAGGCGGGGCGGATCGCGGTGCAGGTGGCCTCGGCCCTGGACGCGGCGCACGCGCACGACCTGGTGCACCGGGACGTGAAGCCCGGGAACATCCTGGTCGCGGAGGGCACCGACGGCGACCACCCGGAGCATGTGTACCTGACCGACTTCGGGCTGACGAAGAAGTCGCTGTCCCTGACGGGTTTCACGACGGTGGGCGAGTTCGTCGGGACGCTCGACTACGTGGCGCCCGAGCAGATCTCCGGCAAGCCGGTGGACGGCCGGTGCGATGTCTACAGCCTGGCGTGCGTGGTCTTCGAGACCCTGGTGGGGGTGCCGCCGTTCCGCCGCGACACGGACTGGGCGGTGCTGTGGGCGCAGCAGTATGATCCGCCGCCCCCGCTGTCCGAGGTGCGGCCGGGGCTGCCGGCGGCGGCGGACGCGGTGTTCGCCAAGGCGCTGGCGAAGACGCCCGAGGAGCGGTACGGGACGTGCCTGGAGTTCGTCGCCGCGCTGCGCGCCGTCCTGGCCGACGCGGGCGGCGGCGGTCCGGTGGTGCCTCGGGGGCCGCGGCGGCTCGGCGCGCCGCCCGCCCCGCCCGCCTGGGCGCGGCCGGTCTTCCGGGAACTGGACTAG